The nucleotide sequence gGAGTAAATGGGAGATATCTTGAGGTAatttggtaggtacctactacctGTGGACGTTTCAATACTGCGGACGGACGCTTTGGTACCACAGACGTTTTGATACAGAGGACATTTTGATGTAGTGAATTTTATGACTAAAGGGTTTGCTATAACTACGCCTAGCGCCAGTTTTGATTTCTGTGGTAGCTGCTAGGAGCGGCAACATGGTCAGCAAAGTTTAGACTTGAGCTGGTAGAGTTTTAGTAAGAGCTGTATGTTCAGAATCTTAACGTACTATATCATGCTGTGCTGCTCAAGTAAATAGGTACGTAAGTATAAACGTGGCAATTCTGGTCGGTCTCTAGAAATTAGATAGTTAAGTCTATCTTTGATATTTACGGTTTTCGTAATTTTTCctttatctacttatatattgtaataaaaagtgtTCTATAGGTTTCGATCtgtgaaatcgcaaaatatgcGAAATAAATGGTCTTAATTTTGATCATGCTGATATACaattatgtttattcaaataaaagagACCacagatttaattattttaaataaatttcaaccTGTACGCGTTTCTGAGCAAGGGGTCTGGCCTTTACTCAGAAACGCGTAAAGGTTACCTTTACAGAAAATGACATCTGTCTGTCATCGAAGTcaggatttattttatcttttgagGTAGGTGCCGCACCCTAAAATTAAGACAACACGTCACGGATATAGGAACTGACTGTGGTGtggttaaaattttataggtaATTACCTACTAACCGATTATAATCTGCGCCGCCATAAACAACAGGAATGGCCAAATTGTTCAGTGCGATCAGGAGTTTCTCCGTCACATAATCAGGTGCCAATGAATTCTCAAAAgacaagtaaaaataataatctctcTTCACCATATCATTACATTGTTCTGACTTGTCCCTCGGGCAAATCAAATCACTGCACTCTCCATACACATCAAGCgtcagatttaattttaataaccgTCGTATCAGTTtccttacaaacttttctCTTTTTCCTAAAGTTGTACAGCGTGATACAAACCACGCAGCCGCCTTTGTCTTGCCATCCAATATtgctttagtttttttatcttcaagAGGTTTCATCTCAATAGGCCATTCCATATAAGGTTTTGGCCCCACTATATGACTCTCCAAGTcatgtattattatgtacgACCATCGAACATCTGAGTCTAGTTTGTAAGTCCAAGTCCAGTTAAAGAAATTCTCGAAGTCAGGAAAACATGCCTCATAGTTATGAGCCGACTCTAACTGCCCAAATACATACACTTGTGAGGGTGATCTCTCTGGGggtttaaaatgaatattttcataatatttctcGTCACCATTAAACACTAATGCATCGAAGTCTGTTACAATTGGCAAATAACTCTTGTTGTTTGTGACGTAACAGTTTTTATACCGGCATTGTAACTCAATAAACTTCTTTGATCCTAAGCCCATTAAGTCGAGCGGAGTATAATTACCTGTCCATTGCAGAATGTAATACGTTTTACTGgcattgaaatttttatacttgcatgttgttaaataaatgttatatgaaAAAGTGGCTACACAAAACAAGCTAAAATatacagttttatatttttgtgggTTATATTGAGGTGCGATAAGAGGTAAGTATCGACCGCTGCGCTGGAACATTGTTGCAATATATTTGGGTTGACAACTGTCAGCGGTTGTCAagaacgtaaaaataaaaggtcGATTTCTAATCACACCAAGTATAGAGGCggaataacataataaaatcctacttctttcaaacaaaatatttaggtttcagtgaaaaataataagccaatgaaaaataatataataagccGACGCGAGCGACGCGCGACGCGACTGGTGTGCGAATCTCAATGGATTTTTATGGCGGGAGTTACTTGGAGTAGAAACTCAAGCCGTAGAGTATTGGAGACCTGGGACGCCTCGACTACGAAGGGACTATTTCTAGATTTCGTCGACGTAATACAtatgataaacaaatattttaataaaaaggaaaGTTTTGCTAACATAACcgaattcaaattattatattatttaaaggtACCTACCGCGAATAATCTGCGCCACCATAAACAACAGGAATGGCGAAATTGTTCAGTGCGATTAGTAGTTTCTCCGTCACGTAATCAGGTGCCAGTGAATTCTCAAAtgagaaatagaaataataatctcTCTTCACCATATCATTACAAAGTCCCGACTTGTTCTTCGGGCATATCAAATCACCACAGTCTCCGTACACATCCAGCGTTAAATTCAATTTGGATAACTCTGGTTTCAACTTCCTGACAAAGTCTTCTCTTCCTCCGACACTTGTACAGCGTGACACAAACCACGCAGCCGCCTTGGTCTTGCCATTCAATATTGCTTTAGTTTTTTCATCTTCAAGAGGTTTCATCTCAACAGGCCATTCCATGTCAAGTTATGGCCCCACTTCATGGCCGTCCAAATCTTGAATTAATATGTAAGACCATCGAACGTCGGAGTCAAGTTTAAAAGTCCAAGTCCAGTTAAAGAAGTTCTCCAAGGCAGAATCACATAAAGACCCGACGCAATGAACCGATTCTGTCGttacaaatataaacttttgtgAAGACGATCTTTTTTGGGATAATATATGTTGGgtgaaatttaataagttgCCGTTAAACAATATTGCATCGAAATTGTTTACATCACTAAAATAACTCTTGTTGTCCGTAACGTAGCAATTTTTATATGGAcagttcaatttaataaacttacttcGACCTTTGCCCATATGAAAGAATGGGCTCAGTTCCCCTGGCGcccattgtaaaatataatacgttTTTGGATGTGCAGTTAATTTTCTAGcgtttatatttgatttcatatatatgtaatatgtaaatatatcagCACataataagcataaaaatattattttatatttatgtgacgTAAATTGATGTGCTATATGATTTGTACATTGCTGTGGCATAATGACTTGATTGATTCAATAGACTTAATTAagtttaacttatttatataccaaatAATTTgcgttttcaatattttatagacaatACTTGTTAGTAAATGTTTTGATTCAATGAACGATTCCTAACCATTAATAGTAAGCAAGTAGGTAGGTTGATTAAAGCTATTTAATTAgagaatttgaaaataatgatcagtaaaattttaatttaaatgaaattgcGATAAACCTTGGacataatatatagaaattagtTTCAAAATGTAGTCGCTATAATAATTccgattattttttatcaaattgtgTATACCATTTCAGGACCTGGATCAAAAGATCTATTTGTAAATCCAGTAGACGCAAATATGCtgagatgaaaaataagtTCATATTGGCAACAAGCTTTGTGGAGAAAGGCCATTTAATTCATTCCATCTGATTTTAATTGtagtttaatgtaaaaaatatatgttatatggtaaatatacatatatttccattcaacgttaatatttttaagtctaCGTCTCTAATGTAGTGGATACATTGATACATCATACAATAGCCATCtagatatatataggtataattctTTATAACCTGCGCTTTGAGattcggcagtagacttagttttaagtacctGCTAAAAGTAAATATGTGTACTTAAATGGTGCAGTAAATTGtttaatagatttatataatcgtaagttatatacaatttgaatttacattcTATTCGCTTctagaaacaaacaaactaacGGCCGATCCTATTGCCTTAGCATCTTCGTAGCCCGCCTGTGACACATGGTTTTACATTCCAGAATTTAATGTTGCATATTAGGCGACAGTTGCTTCTTTTATTatctattgattttttttttcagtatatACGTATCTATTAGGTTAACATAGTATGGAAATATGTAGGACAGGGATGGCTAAGCGATACGAGCCACTGCCTACACTTAATTTCAACGATATCAGCGTTATCACAATTTTTGATATGAGTGCGATAAGagttttaagtacctatagctcaataacattatttagtCACGACGATTCGTCGCCCTGGATGGTAGGGAAACCTGTATTTTGACTGAATCTTTAAAGAtttagtataaatttatacGTATGCTTCTCCTAGCACGTTCAACTTATAGTTGAGTTGTGACCCGTTGTTACACGGGTATCTTATTCATagtccttcctcaagaaattAACTATCCATCAGTGAGAACCGCAACGAAATCTCATAAGATTCAGGAGTTAAAGTTCACACAGAAAACAATTCCAAAAGCTTAGATCGACTTATTTATACACTTCATAGTCTCTTTGTGGTGATCGTTACATACTTACTAAATCTTTAGTAGTGATGTAGTCTTCTGTTTCTACTGTACTTGAGACGGTTTTGTGGTtttgttacaataaattataatttgagtGCTCATTTTCCTTATTTCGTCATTTCTACAATACAGATTAGATTAATAGGTGTGTATTCTGTCCATTGAAGAAGATATGTTCCTTATCATATAGAATGTGTTGGGCAAATTAAACTAGTCAATTGCTGGATTATTGTCTgtacaaacacaaaatatgtacaatagTGTAGAAATAacgtggttttttttttctgtaacaaTATCAGTGATTTTTAATTGGTCTGTTGCTTAAATATACTTTGGCTTGGTTGCAAAACACTAAATAAATGAGTTGAATACATTTACATTCTACGGACATGTAAGTAAAGACGATATGAGTAATAGAATTGGCCCATTTAATagtgaattattattacacaaaatagacttttataaagtttaattaatatcatcATTAAAATGCAATTGTTGAATCGATCCGATGGCTCGTACAATAACAGCAACAGAAGACCATATTTTTGGagcaaacttttaatttttgtatttatattagcaatagtgttttatatgtatcatAGTCAATCTTTAATAGAGCGGAGCTATAGTTGGAAGTGGCTTTCCGATGATGTCACCAATGTGCAAAGACTTAGTGATGGTTATGTCGAAAATgcgtatgaaaatattttaataacaactgGAAATAATAGTGTTAGTACggaaaatactaataaaacagTACCTGATAAAATTAAGGATGATCAAATAACCAACCATACTAATGTAGAACCATTAGAAACTGATGTAAATCatcaaacaacaacaaatcgTCAAGACGATTTAAAGGTACGAACTATTTTGCAGTGGTCATCGGGAAGAAATTCTCCATTTTATCACATgggaaaacaaaataaaaacttcgtTAAATTATCATGTCCCTTTGTTAACTGTTACGTGACAGACTACAAAAggtatttcaaaaacattgcCGAATTTGACGCCATTATATTTAACGGGAATTTTGTCATATACTATGACAAAAAGGATTTGCCTAAATATCGCTCCCAAAATCAAATATACGTATTTGGGGCGACAGAATCTGCTCACAACAACCCAGTTTGTAAACCAGTTTTAGATAACTTCTTCAATTGGacctatacatatagattAGATTCAGATGTTCGTTGGTCTTATATAGTCATATATGACATGAATGGTACTGAGGTTGGTCCAAAATCTGAAATGATTTGGCCTGAAAAAATGGATCCAATAGACGAAGAAACTAAATTGATTCTAGACGGTAAATCAAAAACTGCAGCCTGGTTTGTCTCACATTGTGACACTTTAAGTAAGAGAGAATATTTTGCTAGAAGAATAGAAAAAGAACTAAAGAAGTTAGATACCAATATGTCAGTAGATACATACGGGGCGTGTGGAAAATTTAACTGTCCGAGAAGTAATGCAGATATGTGCTATGGTCTGGTAAAAAGAGACTACCATTTCTACTTCTCGTTTGAGAATTCATTTGCAGTCGACTACGTGACGGAGAAACTCTTAACAGCTTTGAACAACTTTGCTGTGCCTGTGGTATTCGGTGGAGCAGATTATtctaggtaattattttttttttgtttatatcgCAAAGTCATAAGCAAAGCCATAAAATGTGTCAATGCTGACAGCTTTCTGGCCTatgtttaaagttaaaaagactacaaattaaattttcaagttttcaaTCAAACTAAAGTTGATACTAACTTTGATTTATGGAATCATAtgaaaatgtacctatgtgcCAAAGTTGTCATTTATAATCGCACTCAATTCTATCAAGCGATTGATCGATTTGACCTCCAACGACTAGATACAATCGTCGTTTTATCTTATTAATTGTCAGAAAATGCCTGGTTggttttgaattgaattgaattgagaattcaaatattgaaaaagttGAATACTAAACATGGTATAACAActcattgaaaataatatcttaatatgATCAAAGTACTTATTTCGCTAGTTCAACGACCTAAAGAGGATATTGGCCTCCGATCTACATAATCTCTTCTTCGTCGTTGTTCACACTTGACAAGTGGTTATGTTTACGGCTCAGCTTTTCGGGCTTGGCTACTGTAGCTTTTTCCACATTTTGGCTTTTTTTAACATTCAATTACTGGACCAATGTTCagtaattgaatattaaaaaaagccAATGAAACTACACGATTGTAGTAGATGACATTTTTTACGAGATCGAGCCATCTACATAATACTTTTTGCAAAATTACAGGTATCTCCCACCAGGCAGTTATCTCAATGCTCGGGAGCTGGGCCCGGAGAATCTGGCAGTCACAATGAAAGAGATAATCGATAATAGAACCCGTTATCACGACTTCTTCCGATGGCGGAATCACTTCAAATACAAACAGGTACTTAAGTTATGCTCATGGAAATAGATTACGGTCTAGGTTACATctggagctgtgacgccccaaagccaACACATCCTTAGATTTGGaatggtcttattctagggtGGGACCACATGCCTtagaatttattcatattcatgAAAATGTTAGTAGGTCTAACTTTTCTTgtacatatttgattttgtccTTGTGTTTTTGTCAGAAGATATATCGAGCTACCAGATGAATGTATCGATTACAGCGACATACAATCCATCGAAATAGAAAAACCTATAGAATTTGTAACGTTCTTGGCGGAATCCTCGGTCGATCCTATTTTAAAGTGATCTATTCAAGATTGGTTTTTGTACAACTAGGATACAAATGTAGTAGATGTAACTGAAAAATCACATtagcattatattatttaccaatTCTATAGTATATGAAGTAATTGTAACACGATTTAtacattagtattttattatatttactaaccTATACaggaatatttttctttgagttaaattatgtaatgtaacttTTTCAGGGGGAGAATGACACAGAAATCTGCAACATTTGCACGGCGCTTAATGATCCAAGGAAAGTCGGGACACCTaacttgtatgaaaatttcagAGACTGGTGGTATGAAAAATGGGAAGAGCACAGCAAATGTAGAAACTAGTAGTTCTATCCAATATTAATTCATGTAGGTACCTTTTGGTCTTGACTTCTTTTGACTTACAACCAGAATAGACCAGCTTACCTCTAGAGATTTTCACTTTTGTATGAGATTTTACTTTACGCTCTTcagtaaaaaaacatatatatatatatatagactgAGATTGGACTTACACGTTAGGgctaaaaatctaattttattacaataacaacGAAGAAGAAGTAagaaacatactcacaaacttcgcctttataatattagtgggattcaTTGTAATAAAACCTGAGATCAgtgtaaacaataaaacgCTCGAAAAGATTAATTAATGATAACGTTGAccgtaaaatgtaaaaaatcaattatggcaagcccttctggcatgacaGGGATCAATACTGTattaatgagtttctttcggcattttttctcagcagtggtcgttccgaaatgtcagtAATTAGCTTTGTAAGAAATTACTGAATAATGTAAAATCTGTGAAAAGTGCCTGataaggtctaatttctaaaaaatcgACCGTTCATCAGTTTGacattaagtaattatttttagaagagtcctttatgtatgtaactccatcaaaatccgttgcgtggtttaaaaagCTTAGCTTTAAAACAGACAAAGGAGAACTATGACTTTGTTTTGAACTCTGTAGTGgatagtgataaaatatattatgtaactagCCATAACGACCTGAAATGAAGaagtaatcaaataaaatgtagctataattaaaattaaaggaaAAATTTGGCCCTTTTTGGCAATGTGTCATGCCATACATGATTCGGTCTGGATAATGATGGTGATTATAAGCGGTAACCagaattatttgtaaaagcgtaattagattttaaagCACTGGTGATGTAATGATTAAGGCCTTAAAactgaaaggtcccaggttcgaatcctactgtTGCCAcgtgaatttgtataccaatccgacttatgtatagtagtttcatagaccaccacttgctttcggtgaaggaaaacattgtgagggaACCAGAACTCTTAtcgataatttatcatttagtatgtaaaaagaataaggcaatggcaaaccatatataaatatagtcgTTATACTGTGcttcacgaccctcagccgtgaggaatacgactcAAGAAGAACGACCCACGAAAATTAAACCAGAGTCATTACTCAAactcatttataataagcaTTGTTGGTCTTTTatcgtaaaaaatactttctactTAAACTTTTAAGTAGAAATTctaagtatgtaggtacctacttagttgAGGTACAgttttgaaattgtaaaatatgaacAATGTCATTtaagtttgttgttttttgtattatttgataataaaatagaggTATTGCTAATCCTCGgctatcatttaaaaaatcatttccaaaaatattgaacCGACTTTTGATACGTCGTGAAATAACAAGAAACAACCGAGAGTTTTTAATTACGAATGGAATTCCATGCAAAAATGTCCCTTaatcttctttattttatttatccttcTATCCTAAGTTTGGCTGGAAGATATCGCTTATCGCTAGCGATAAGCGATATCTTCCAGCCAGCTATCTCTTTTGCGGAAGAACAGaagatttttaatgtattctaTTGAACATCATTCCACCACTCTCTAAAACTATCGCGTAGTTGTATATTATGTGGTGTGTCTTCATTCAGCGCAGTGCAAATATTGCAAATTTCAGAATCGTTCTCTCCTCGTTTGTATCGGAAATGGTTACGCCACCGGAAAAAGTCATGGAACCTGGTTCTGTCTCCCATTATCTCTTTCATAATCATCGCAAGCTGCTTTGGACCAAGCTTGCGCGCGTTCAAGTAGCTGCCTGGAGGTAGATAGATGATCTGTAAAAGATCAAATATACGTGTTGATTTGTCTAATTCAGAACATACTCCTTTGTCATCAAGTATACACATCCAGCGTTAGATTCAATTTGGATAATCAATGGTTTCAATTTCTTGTTCCAATTTCTTGACAAATTCTTCTCTTCTTCCATAACTTAAACAGCGTGACACAAACCACGCAGCCGCCTTGGTCTTGCCATCCAATATTGCTttagttttttcattttcaatagGCCATTCCATGTCAAGTTGTGGCCCCACCTCATAGCCGTCCAAGTCTTGAATTAATATGTAAGACCATCGAATGTCGGAGTCAAATTTAAAAGTCCACGTCCAGTTAAAGAAGTTCTCCAAGGCAGGATCACATAAAGACGCTATGAACTGATTCTGTCATTccaaatataaacttttgtgAAAATTATCTTTCTTGGGACAATATATCTTGGGTTAATGGTAAAAAATTGCCGTTAAACAATATTGCATCGAAATTGTTTATAACTCTTGTTGGCCGTAACGTAGCAATTTTTATATGGAcagttcaatttaataaacttacttcGTCCTTTGTCCATATGAAAGAATGGGCTCAGTTCCACTGGCGtccattgtaaaatataatatgtttttggaTAGGCAGTTAATTTTATGGCgttgaaatttgattttatagagATATAATATGCAAAAAAATCAACACACAGTAagcctaaaaaataaattgtatatttagttATGTGATGCCCGATTTGATTTATGCATGACTGCGACATATTGAAAGTTCAATAAactttagttaaatttaactttttttttgtataggtatcaaatatttttagttttcaatattttatagaaaatatttgctaATAAATGTCTGATTCAATGAATGATTCGTGTCTAACTAAACAATTAAtagtacctaagtaggtaatatttaaacagctatttattaattttagaatttgaaaataatggtcagtaaaattttcatttaaacgAGATAACGATAAACCTTGGGCGTGATGTACCATACCATGTAGACATACCAaatctattataaaatgtattttttatccatcTCTCGATATCCAAATAACTTTTTCTAGGTTTTTCTTATGTACActtgctttttaacttattttaaaaataataatgagatgaaaaactTCTGGAATAGAGCGGGAGTACAATACCCGTTCTCATTATTTTCATCTCTGGATATACGTAATGGTCGGCAGGACCTGAATCAGAAGATCTGTTTGGAAATCCATGAGCCAGTGGACTCAAATATGCTGAGAAGAAGAATAACCatgaaactaataaataatttgatttatatcatCTCTCGTGTATAGTTCAATTTCCCGTTTCCTgctccattttatttttcatatttgtgTCTCGTATTTATCACTCAACGTGACCCCTCCCGTTTCCCGTTAAATGTCTTCTCCCATTTTCCGCTACGTGTCCCTTCCCGTGTCCCGCTACGAGTATGACGATACTCATAGCGGGAGACGTTTCCGGCAATGTGTTCCACTCCCGTTTCCCACAGCGGATACCGTTTTATTTCACAACTTGTCATCATTTTTTACCACTatggtaatttaaaaaaattatgtgtcTCTCTTCAAAtctaataaagtttaatttcaatttccaGCCGGTATTTCGTCCtcatatataagtttttttctgttttcttCTTATTCGGTTTTCGGTTcagttttatgataataagATT is from Plodia interpunctella isolate USDA-ARS_2022_Savannah chromosome 15, ilPloInte3.2, whole genome shotgun sequence and encodes:
- the LOC128676078 gene encoding alpha-(1,3)-fucosyltransferase C-like; this translates as MFQRSGRYLPLIAPQYNPQKYKTVYFSLFCVATFSYNIYLTTCKYKNFNASKTYYILQWTGNYTPLDLMGLGSKKFIELQCRYKNCYVTNNKSYLPIVTDFDALVFNGDEKYYENIHFKPPERSPSQVYVFGQLESAHNYEACFPDFENFFNWTWTYKLDSDVRWSYIIIHDLESHIVGPKPYMEWPIEMKPLEDKKTKAILDGKTKAAAWFVSRCTTLGKREKFVRKLIRRLLKLNLTLDVYGECSDLICPRDKSEQCNDMVKRDYYFYLSFENSLAPDYVTEKLLIALNNLAIPVVYGGADYNRFLPPGSYLNARKLGPKQLAMTMKEIMGDRTKFHDFFRWRNHFRYKRGENDSEICNICTALNENTPHNLQLRDGFREWWNDGYNYRCKGLM
- the LOC128675996 gene encoding alpha-(1,3)-fucosyltransferase C-like isoform X2, whose protein sequence is MWSSGRNSPFYHMGKQNKNFVKLSCPFVNCYVTDYKRYFKNIAEFDAIIFNGNFVIYYDKKDLPKYRSQNQIYVFGATESAHNNPVCKPVLDNFFNWTYTYRLDSDVRWSYIVIYDMNGTEVGPKSEMIWPEKMDPIDEETKLILDGKSKTAAWFVSHCDTLSKREYFARRIEKELKKLDTNMSVDTYGACGKFNCPRSNADMCYGLVKRDYHFYFSFENSFAVDYVTEKLLTALNNFAVPVVFGGADYSRYLPPGSYLNARELGPENLAVTMKEIIDNRTRYHDFFRWRNHFKYKQGENDTEICNICTALNDPRKVGTPNLYENFRDWWYEKWEEHSKCRN
- the LOC128675996 gene encoding alpha-(1,3)-fucosyltransferase C-like isoform X1 yields the protein MQLLNRSDGSYNNSNRRPYFWSKLLIFVFILAIVFYMYHSQSLIERSYSWKWLSDDVTNVQRLSDGYVENAYENILITTGNNSVSTENTNKTVPDKIKDDQITNHTNVEPLETDVNHQTTTNRQDDLKVRTILQWSSGRNSPFYHMGKQNKNFVKLSCPFVNCYVTDYKRYFKNIAEFDAIIFNGNFVIYYDKKDLPKYRSQNQIYVFGATESAHNNPVCKPVLDNFFNWTYTYRLDSDVRWSYIVIYDMNGTEVGPKSEMIWPEKMDPIDEETKLILDGKSKTAAWFVSHCDTLSKREYFARRIEKELKKLDTNMSVDTYGACGKFNCPRSNADMCYGLVKRDYHFYFSFENSFAVDYVTEKLLTALNNFAVPVVFGGADYSRYLPPGSYLNARELGPENLAVTMKEIIDNRTRYHDFFRWRNHFKYKQGENDTEICNICTALNDPRKVGTPNLYENFRDWWYEKWEEHSKCRN
- the LOC128675996 gene encoding alpha-(1,3)-fucosyltransferase C-like isoform X3; translation: MGKQNKNFVKLSCPFVNCYVTDYKRYFKNIAEFDAIIFNGNFVIYYDKKDLPKYRSQNQIYVFGATESAHNNPVCKPVLDNFFNWTYTYRLDSDVRWSYIVIYDMNGTEVGPKSEMIWPEKMDPIDEETKLILDGKSKTAAWFVSHCDTLSKREYFARRIEKELKKLDTNMSVDTYGACGKFNCPRSNADMCYGLVKRDYHFYFSFENSFAVDYVTEKLLTALNNFAVPVVFGGADYSRYLPPGSYLNARELGPENLAVTMKEIIDNRTRYHDFFRWRNHFKYKQGENDTEICNICTALNDPRKVGTPNLYENFRDWWYEKWEEHSKCRN